TGCACCCGTGAGGAGCTGTCTTTCCTCTGCTATTCCCTCGGCACAATCCTTGGCTCGCTGGTGATCGATAACCACGGGTTTATCCAGTTTGCTACGGAGAGCGAGGCCACCCGCGCCATTGAGGAGCTCGACCATTCTACCTTCAAATCGAAAGTTATCCTTGTCTCGAACGCCAGCTTCCGTTCCGTCAAAGCCAGTTGCTGTGTCTATGCTCCCCAGAAAAAGAAGAGGATGGTCGAGTGGTCTGATGCCGATGACGTTGTCGTCGTGGAGCGGAACGAAGATGAGGACGATGAAGACGAGGATGACTACGAAAGCGATAACGAAAAAGGCCAGGGTGACAAGCACGAATCGTGCACACACAAGAGGAAACGATATACGAACCTCAAAAACACGAAGTAAAAGAAGAATAGTCAGAGTGCGTCCGAAGAGGCAAATCTGTAGAAAAAGAACACACATACACCAACTCTTGTAAAAAACAGCGCACAAACTTTCTACAAGAGCACAAAAGCTGCCTTCAAGAAGAACAGTTCGAACCTCTACAAGAAGAAAGCACCAACTGTGTCCTGCACGGGCACATCAACATAATTCATCTCCTATATTCGTCCGAA
This Drosophila simulans strain w501 chromosome X, Prin_Dsim_3.1, whole genome shotgun sequence DNA region includes the following protein-coding sequences:
- the LOC6724808 gene encoding uncharacterized protein LOC6724808 codes for the protein MSGSDIAGIKLTSGPTSLRSRILVRNLPPCTREELSFLCYSLGTILGSLVIDNHGFIQFATESEATRAIEELDHSTFKSKVILVSNASFRSVKASCCVYAPQKKKRMVEWSDADDVVVVERNEDEDDEDEDDYESDNEKGQGDKHESCTHKRKRYTNLKNTK